The segment AACCTTGAGCCATTGATAAATTCGCCGCGATCGCGAGCAATCACCTCAAAGAAATGGGGTAAATCCTCGGGTTGCACCGTCAAATCTGCATCCAAAATCATCAAAATATCGCCCGTTGCCTGTGCGAATCCAAGCCGCACCGCATCCCCTTTGCCTTTTCCTGTCTGCTGTAAAGCCTTTAAAGTAAAGTGCGGATGCCCTTGACTGACCACGTTTTGAATCTCGTTCCAAGTCTCGTCCTGAGAGTGTCCTTCGATAAAAATGACTTCGGTATGACTTCCTAATTGCGGTAAACGCGCGATCGCATCTCGAATATTGCCTGCCTCATTGCGAGCAGGCACAATGACTGAGCAAGAGTAATGGTGTGTATTTGCTCCAAACTGAGGCTTTGCCACAATGTAATTGGTGAGGCCTAAATGATTCAGAATCGGCAGATGCGCCAAAAATCGATTAAAAAAGGGTGCGATTACGGGAATCTGCTTGGGACACAAGAAACGCCTGCTCGATCGCAGCGGTAAGTAGCCTGTAATTTGAAGTAAATTTTGCACATCGGTCATCGATAACCAACTTTGAGCAGGCTGGGGACGACGCTGACCAATTTTCTCAGCGAAGTGCAACAAAGGCTGCCATAAGAAATTGTGAAAGGTTAGAAGCAATCGTGTTCGAGGATGGCAAAAAGGGTGCAGTCTTGTTAATACTTGCTGCACATCGCTTAAATGTCCTAATACTCCAGAAAGCACAATAAAATCAAACTGGAATTCTGCCGGATTGAGATCATCCGGACTGAGCGTTTCTGCATCTAAGCAATAGAACTGGAGATGAGGGTATTTTGCTTGAGCAATCTGAATCATGGGTTCAGAAAAGTCAATGCCGACTCCGATCGCAGGATCAAGTGCAGCGAGTAAATTTCCAGTTCCACAGCCAATTTCCAGGACTCGGCGACCCGGTGGAATGAAGAATTGATGCAAGCGATCGAGGTCTTGATAATAATATTGATTGCGCTGATTCCAGTGATCGATCTGCGCTGCAATGTGATCGAAATACGATCGCACCTCTGCTTTAAAAGCATTTTGATAGCCTGAATCGATCAATTTGCCTGACATCGTGAGCGTGACTTCTTCTTGCCGCTGCGAATTCTGCATTCCACACTGATTGATATTTTGAACGCCCCAATCTTCCCATATTCATCCAACCATTAATAAACTCTTAACAGCGGATCAAAACGATTAAATTCATCCTATGGTGATCAATACGCGAATCTAATGGTATGAATTGATATGAATTCGGACGTTCTCAGGTTCGATTCAGGGTTCGATTCAGAGCCGTTCGTATCCAGTTGCACTTGTCTTTATGGGCTGCAACGGTGTAAAAAAGTTTTTGCTCCCACAGGTAAAAAAGTATGGTGCATAAAAAATATTCCTCCGCAGTCGGCTTTGCACTTCTCTTGACCACCACCGTCGCAGAAGTACAACTGGTTCGAGCACAACAATTTCCCACCTTCCAACTTCCGGCTTCCGTGAAAGCGGGCACCAATGTCCGAATCGATGGCTCAACCAGCATGGCAGCGGTCAACGATGTTTTGAAGAAAGGATTCGAGCAGAGATTTCAAGGCACGAAAGTTAACGTTGCGGCTAACGGAGTTCCCGAAGGCATCAAAGCCGTTGTTGAAGGAAAAGTGGATCTCGCAGCGATCGGGCGACCGCTCAACGAGCAAGAAAAAGCGCAAGGCTTAACGGCTGTACCCGTGGGACGAGACAAAATTGCGATTTTGGTCGGTGCAGACAACCCCTTCGCAAAAAGCATCACGATTACCCAATTTGCCAAAATGTTTCGCGGCGAAATCAAAAATTGGTCAGAAGTGGGTGGATCTTCTGCCCCAGTGAAGTTTGTAGATCGACCGGATTCTAGCGACACCCGCGAAGCGTTCAAAAGCTATCCTGTCTTCAGACAAGGGAATTTTGCAACAGGCGCAACGGTTGAGAAACTGAACGAAGATACGACGAAAGCAGTTGTCTCTAGACTGGGCAACACTGGTATCGGCTACGTGACGGCGAATCAAACGAAAGGTTTGGCGGGCGCGAAGGCAATAGCCTTGGATAATGTCGCCCCAACTGATCCTCGCTATCCCTTCTCGCAAGCGCTTTACTACGTTTATAAAGGTGAACCGAACGATGCCGTGAAAGCCTTTTTAGGATTTGCGACGGCTCCAGTCGGACAAAAAACGCTCACCCAATCCGGAGTCGCGGATGCGATCGCGCTGAGTGCTGCCGCTCCAGCTTCAGGCAAGAAAGTAGAGGCTAAACCTGAGGCAAAAGCACCGACCAAAGCAGGTACAGACGATAAAAAAGCCCCAGTTGCAACTGAAAAGAACGCAGCAGGCACAGCGGGAACCACAGCTACCTCTCCAAGCGGCAATAACGCTCAAGATGGAACCTCGCAAACTGGAGACGGCAATCCTTTAGCATTCTTGTTCCCAAGTAGCGATACAGCCGGGGCGAATGGCGCAGGAGCAGGCACAGGGGGCTTACCGAACTGGCTCTGGTGGCTCCTCCCAATTGGTTCTGGTGCAACCCTGCTCTGGATGCTCGCTCGCAGTCGTCGCGGTCCAGTCGATGCAGGTGCAACAGGTAGCTTTAATGCTCCTGGCTATGCCGCCGGAGATTTACCAGAACGCGACGATACGTTCAGCGCCCCTTATGTAGAAGGTGGGTTTGATCCGCTCCACGGCGATCGCAATGGCTCCGCAGCGGTTGATGCCCCTGAATTCGGGACTGGGCTAGGTGTCGATGCCAATGCAGACGCAAATTTCGTCGGAGATGCGACTCGGGCAGGTCAAGATGGATTCGGGGATTGGGGCAATCTTGGAGGCGCTGCGATCGCGGGAGGAACTGCGATCGCGGGAGGAACTGCGATCGCGGGAGGCGCCGCCGCTTGGTCAACCTTTGGTAATCGGGGTCAGCAGAGCCGAGTCGTGCTCAAATCGCGTAGCCCTCAAGAAGTTGAGGCATTTTGGGATCTTCCGAGCGAGGAGCGTCAGGCAATGCGTCAGCAGGGGGGCGAGAAGCTAGCGCTCCGGCTGTACGATGTCACCGATATCGACTTGGAAAATCAGCCTGCTCACAGTGTTCAACAATTTGATTGTGATGAATTAACCCAACGTCAACGCTTGCCGATCGCACTCCCTGATCGCGATTATCTCGCTGAAATTGGCTATCTCACTCCAGAAGGTCAATGGTTGGGATTAGCTCGATCGACCCATGTACGCGTTCCGGCAACTTCGAGTTCTAATTTCCTGGGCAATATAGCGAACGCGGGTAGTACAGCAGTGGCAGGCGGAGCCGCAGCTGCAACAGGTGCAGTCGATTCTGCAAAATCTTTCTTGTCAGGCGATCGCGATGATGCGTCTACTGAATTGCCTGAAGCAGAACCTTCTAACTCGCCGAATTGGTTCCAACGAATTACGAATCGAGCCGGGGAGACTGCTAGCGATACTGCTCAAACGGGGGTGAATACTTTTGCAGGAGGCGCAGCAACTGCAGGAGCCGCAGCAGCCGGAGCAGGAGCCGCAGCTTGGTCATTCTTATCGGGTCAACGCAAAGACTCGCAAGACGCTGCTGTCACTGAACCGAATCAGTTTGTCACGGGCGAGACAGCGATCGATTCCTATGAATTTGATCCCGATCTCGTGGATACCAATGTGTTTGTCTCAGGTGAACCGAATTCATTCACGACAAGCATCAGTGAAGGGCGTTTGGTGTTGACTCCTCGAAATTCTCGATGGGCTTATGCGTCCTGGGATATTCCTCGATCGTTGCGTTCTCGACTGGATATCAGTTCTGGTGAGAATCTGGTCTTGCGGCTGTACGATGTGACAGATGCAGGAACGCAATTGCCTGCTCGCTATGAGGAACATGACATCGACGATATGGCATTGAGCTGTGATGTGCCGATTTCGCAAGGCGATCGCACTTATATGGCTGAGATTGGCTATGTGAATGCAAATCAGGAGTGGACGAGTCTGGTGCGATCGCTGCCAGCGTATGTTCCAGAAAATTAGGGAGATAGGGGGATAGAGAGATATCTCCACTCCCCCGCCTTCCAACTGATTCTGCAAAAACAGATGTAGCATGGAAAAGCGACTTCTTCCCAGGCTTCTCTAACGTATGCGTGACTTTCTGAAACACACCCTCGCCACTGTACTTGGTTTGTTTATTTTTCTAGGTATCAGCGTGGGTGGGCTTTTACTGCTACTCATCTCGATTTCGATGATGGCGGCTCGTGATTCGGCTCCGACGGTGCGAGACAAATCTGTCTTAGTGTTTGATCTTTCGCAGACAATTACGGATGCGCCTGCTAGTGCTAGTACTCGGGATGTTCTCAATGATGCGATCGCTGGAAATCGTCCCAATGTGATTGGGTTGCGATCGGTGTTAGATGCGATCCATGAGGCAGCAAAAGACGATCGGATTGTCGGGCTATATCTGAATGGGGGCAACAATCCGAATACGACAGGTTATGCAACGTTAAGAGAAGTCCGTTCCGCTCTAGAGCGCTTCAAACAGAGCGGCAAACGAATCTATGCGTATGATGTCGATTGGCAGGAACGCGAATATTATTTAGGCTCTACCGCAGATACGATCGCCATGAATCCGATCGGTGGGCTGGAAATGAATGGATTAAGTTCTGAGGGCGTGTTTTTTGCTCAGGCTCTCCAACGGTTTGGGGTGGGTGTGCAGGTGACGCGGGTCGGTAAATATAAATCGGCGGTTGAGCCATTTTTGCAGAATCGTCGCAGTCCGGCAGATCGCCAACAAACTCAGAAGCTATTAAGTGACATTTGGACTGAGATCTTAGGTACAACGAGCAAAGCTAGAAAGCTGACTCCTCGACAACTGCAAGCAATCACAAATCGCGCCGGGCTGTTAGACCCTCAAGAAGCCGTCAAACAGAAATTAGTCGATCGAGTCGCGTATTTCGATGAAGTGATTGCAGACCTGAAGAAGATTACGGGTCAAGACGATGATACCAAGTCGTTTCGACAAATTAGCGTAAGAAATTATGCACGAGTTGCAGAGAGCAACCGCAATGATCGATCCAGTCGCAATCAAATCGCCGTTGTTTATGCTGAAGGCGAAATTGTCAATGGGCAAGGTGCGACTGGGCAAATCGGAGGCGATCGCTTAGCGAGACAACTGCGAGAATTACGGTTAGATGACGATGTGAAAGCTGTCGTGCTGAGAGTCAATAGTCCAGGTGGCAGTGCGACCGCTTCAGAGATTATTCAGCGTGAGGCAATTTTGACCAATCAGGTCAAACCTGTGATTGTTTCGATGGGCAATGTTGCCGCATCGGGTGGATATTGGATTTCTACCTATGCGAGTGAGATTTTTGCAGAGCCAACGACGATTACAGGGTCGATTGGCGTTTTTGGCAGAATTCTCAATGTGCAGCAACTTGCGAATCGCAATGGAATTACTTGGGATGTCGTCAAAACGGGTCGATTTGCGGATGCTCAAACCGTTTCTCGTCCGAAAACCCCTCAAGAGCTAGCCCTGATTCAAAAGAGTGTCGATCGTATTTATGATCAGTTTCTCACCAAGGTTTCAGCTTCTCGCAAGTTGCAAAAGTCCAAGGTGGCAGAAATTGCTCAAGGTCGGGTTTGGTCAGGGATTCAGGCGAAGCAATTGGGCTTAGTTGATCAATTGGGTGGGTTGCAAGACGCAATTCGAGCCGCAGCCGAGCGAGCCAACCTTGGGGAAGATTGGCAAATTGAAGAATTTCCAAAACCGCGATCGTTTGAAGAGCG is part of the Leptolyngbya boryana PCC 6306 genome and harbors:
- a CDS encoding glycosyltransferase; the encoded protein is MQNSQRQEEVTLTMSGKLIDSGYQNAFKAEVRSYFDHIAAQIDHWNQRNQYYYQDLDRLHQFFIPPGRRVLEIGCGTGNLLAALDPAIGVGIDFSEPMIQIAQAKYPHLQFYCLDAETLSPDDLNPAEFQFDFIVLSGVLGHLSDVQQVLTRLHPFCHPRTRLLLTFHNFLWQPLLHFAEKIGQRRPQPAQSWLSMTDVQNLLQITGYLPLRSSRRFLCPKQIPVIAPFFNRFLAHLPILNHLGLTNYIVAKPQFGANTHHYSCSVIVPARNEAGNIRDAIARLPQLGSHTEVIFIEGHSQDETWNEIQNVVSQGHPHFTLKALQQTGKGKGDAVRLGFAQATGDILMILDADLTVQPEDLPHFFEVIARDRGEFINGSRLVYPRSGKAMPWLNNWANKFFSLAFSFLLGQPIKDTLCGTKVLRRDDYEKIAAGRSYFGDFDPFGDFDLLFGATKLGLHLVDVPVRYQPRTYGTSNIAHVREGLVLLRMCLYASRKIKFF
- a CDS encoding DUF4912 domain-containing protein, whose translation is MVHKKYSSAVGFALLLTTTVAEVQLVRAQQFPTFQLPASVKAGTNVRIDGSTSMAAVNDVLKKGFEQRFQGTKVNVAANGVPEGIKAVVEGKVDLAAIGRPLNEQEKAQGLTAVPVGRDKIAILVGADNPFAKSITITQFAKMFRGEIKNWSEVGGSSAPVKFVDRPDSSDTREAFKSYPVFRQGNFATGATVEKLNEDTTKAVVSRLGNTGIGYVTANQTKGLAGAKAIALDNVAPTDPRYPFSQALYYVYKGEPNDAVKAFLGFATAPVGQKTLTQSGVADAIALSAAAPASGKKVEAKPEAKAPTKAGTDDKKAPVATEKNAAGTAGTTATSPSGNNAQDGTSQTGDGNPLAFLFPSSDTAGANGAGAGTGGLPNWLWWLLPIGSGATLLWMLARSRRGPVDAGATGSFNAPGYAAGDLPERDDTFSAPYVEGGFDPLHGDRNGSAAVDAPEFGTGLGVDANADANFVGDATRAGQDGFGDWGNLGGAAIAGGTAIAGGTAIAGGAAAWSTFGNRGQQSRVVLKSRSPQEVEAFWDLPSEERQAMRQQGGEKLALRLYDVTDIDLENQPAHSVQQFDCDELTQRQRLPIALPDRDYLAEIGYLTPEGQWLGLARSTHVRVPATSSSNFLGNIANAGSTAVAGGAAAATGAVDSAKSFLSGDRDDASTELPEAEPSNSPNWFQRITNRAGETASDTAQTGVNTFAGGAATAGAAAAGAGAAAWSFLSGQRKDSQDAAVTEPNQFVTGETAIDSYEFDPDLVDTNVFVSGEPNSFTTSISEGRLVLTPRNSRWAYASWDIPRSLRSRLDISSGENLVLRLYDVTDAGTQLPARYEEHDIDDMALSCDVPISQGDRTYMAEIGYVNANQEWTSLVRSLPAYVPEN
- the sppA gene encoding signal peptide peptidase SppA, which codes for MRDFLKHTLATVLGLFIFLGISVGGLLLLLISISMMAARDSAPTVRDKSVLVFDLSQTITDAPASASTRDVLNDAIAGNRPNVIGLRSVLDAIHEAAKDDRIVGLYLNGGNNPNTTGYATLREVRSALERFKQSGKRIYAYDVDWQEREYYLGSTADTIAMNPIGGLEMNGLSSEGVFFAQALQRFGVGVQVTRVGKYKSAVEPFLQNRRSPADRQQTQKLLSDIWTEILGTTSKARKLTPRQLQAITNRAGLLDPQEAVKQKLVDRVAYFDEVIADLKKITGQDDDTKSFRQISVRNYARVAESNRNDRSSRNQIAVVYAEGEIVNGQGATGQIGGDRLARQLRELRLDDDVKAVVLRVNSPGGSATASEIIQREAILTNQVKPVIVSMGNVAASGGYWISTYASEIFAEPTTITGSIGVFGRILNVQQLANRNGITWDVVKTGRFADAQTVSRPKTPQELALIQKSVDRIYDQFLTKVSASRKLQKSKVAEIAQGRVWSGIQAKQLGLVDQLGGLQDAIRAAAERANLGEDWQIEEFPKPRSFEERLLESLMGSSIEESTAIDPLTSEMKKFQAELESLKSMNDPQNVYLRLPVDLFIK